One genomic segment of Nodularia sp. LEGE 06071 includes these proteins:
- a CDS encoding DUF4340 domain-containing protein, which yields MKLPKTTLILILLALGLGGFVYFYEIQGKTQREEVKTQQQQIFSFTENDIQSLTIKTKDISLNLQRNTESEASQWLLTSPTTEPANDAIVAYLTDLLVKGQSDRTLSTPANQREEFGLNQPLATININLKNQKTHQLILGKSNFNGTFLYAQADSATPQNGTINVLLVSTNFANAVNRQLSEWQQPEDTSEAEIIPENETIKN from the coding sequence ATGAAATTACCAAAAACAACTTTAATTTTAATATTGCTAGCGCTGGGTTTGGGTGGTTTTGTTTATTTCTATGAAATTCAAGGTAAAACTCAGCGAGAAGAAGTCAAGACACAACAACAGCAAATTTTCTCCTTTACAGAAAATGATATCCAGTCATTAACAATCAAAACCAAAGATATCAGCCTGAATTTACAACGTAACACTGAATCAGAAGCTTCTCAGTGGTTGCTGACATCTCCGACAACAGAACCAGCAAATGATGCTATCGTTGCTTATTTAACGGATTTGTTAGTTAAAGGTCAAAGCGATCGCACTTTATCAACTCCAGCTAATCAACGAGAAGAATTTGGTTTAAATCAACCACTGGCAACTATTAATATTAACCTAAAAAATCAAAAAACTCATCAGCTAATTTTGGGTAAATCTAACTTTAACGGTACTTTTTTGTATGCTCAAGCTGATTCTGCAACTCCACAAAATGGTACAATAAATGTCCTACTGGTATCTACAAATTTTGCAAATGCCGTAAATCGGCAACTATCAGAATGGCAACAACCTGAAGATACAAGTGAGGCTGAAATAATTCCAGAAAATGAAACAATTAAAAATTAA
- the purU gene encoding formyltetrahydrofolate deformylase: MTNPTATLLISCPDRRGLVAKFANFIYANGGNIIHADQHTDFAAGLFLTRIEWQLNGFNLPRELIAPAFNAIAQPLDATWQLHFSDTIPRIAIWVSRQDHCLFDLIWRQRAKEFAAEIPLIISNHANLQDVAEQFGIDFHHIPISKDNKAEQEAQQLELLEKYQIDLVVLAKYMQVVSADFIDKFPQIINIHHSFLPAFVGANPYHRAFERGVKIIGATAHYATADLDAGPIIEQDVVRVSHRDEIDDLVRKGKDLERVVLARAVRLHLQNRVLVYTNRTVVFE; the protein is encoded by the coding sequence ATGACCAATCCCACCGCCACTTTGCTCATTTCCTGTCCTGACCGTAGAGGATTAGTTGCCAAATTTGCCAATTTTATCTATGCTAATGGCGGAAATATTATCCATGCAGACCAGCATACAGATTTTGCAGCTGGATTATTCCTGACTCGGATTGAATGGCAGTTAAATGGATTTAATTTGCCAAGAGAATTGATTGCTCCGGCATTTAATGCGATCGCACAACCTTTAGATGCTACATGGCAACTGCACTTTTCCGATACTATACCACGTATTGCCATTTGGGTAAGTCGGCAAGACCATTGTTTATTTGATTTAATTTGGAGACAACGCGCCAAAGAGTTTGCAGCGGAGATTCCTTTAATAATTAGTAATCATGCTAACTTACAGGACGTAGCAGAGCAATTTGGCATTGATTTCCATCACATTCCTATCTCTAAGGATAATAAAGCCGAACAGGAAGCGCAACAACTCGAACTACTAGAAAAATATCAAATAGATTTGGTGGTGTTGGCGAAATATATGCAAGTTGTCAGTGCAGATTTTATTGACAAATTTCCCCAAATCATTAATATTCATCATTCATTTTTACCAGCTTTCGTAGGTGCAAATCCCTATCACCGAGCATTTGAACGTGGTGTGAAAATTATTGGAGCAACAGCCCACTATGCTACTGCTGATTTAGATGCTGGCCCAATTATTGAACAAGATGTGGTGCGAGTCAGTCACCGCGATGAAATAGATGATTTAGTTAGAAAAGGTAAAGATTTGGAACGAGTGGTATTAGCAAGAGCCGTGAGATTGCATTTACAAAATCGGGTTTTGGTATATACTAATAGAACAGTAGTATTTGAATAA
- a CDS encoding nuclear transport factor 2 family protein, with protein sequence MTEDTANTLKIAEKAFEHFTHGLATGNWEAFLDMLTEDFTFWFPMGKFHGLNEGKDRAREFFQYVSQSFNSGLQLTSLDSVTSNATTVVFEFRDEGLLFNQPYKNRVAVSFDVRGEKISGYREYFGSDGKSY encoded by the coding sequence ATGACAGAAGACACAGCAAACACTTTAAAAATTGCTGAAAAAGCATTTGAACATTTTACCCACGGTTTAGCCACAGGGAACTGGGAAGCGTTTTTAGATATGCTTACAGAAGATTTTACCTTTTGGTTCCCAATGGGCAAATTTCACGGGTTAAATGAGGGCAAAGACCGCGCCAGAGAGTTTTTTCAATATGTTTCGCAATCCTTTAATTCCGGTCTTCAGCTAACTTCTTTAGACTCCGTTACCAGTAATGCCACAACTGTTGTTTTTGAGTTTCGTGATGAGGGACTGTTATTCAATCAGCCTTACAAAAATCGGGTAGCGGTTTCTTTTGATGTGCGTGGAGAGAAAATTTCTGGCTATCGCGAATATTTTGGTAGTGATGGTAAATCTTATTAA
- a CDS encoding zinc-binding dehydrogenase encodes MQAKIYKKLIAKRLSADFKSSVEVVEVPIPELTANEVLIRNQFAGVNGGFDTLLCRGEVPFANLTPPFDVGVEAVGEVVAVGENVSDFTVGDTVQTIGRGGGYREYQAVDSKLAFKVRESRPEVLTLMPTGVSALVALEQVGEMKSDEVVLVTAAAGGTGHIAVQLAKLAGNHVIGTCGSDTKAQLLRELGCDRIINYRQENLNQVLKQEYPNGINLIFECVGKDVFDTCVDNLAVGGRLVVVGFISEYAKQPEPVTQPRIYQQLFWKGASVRGFLMPHYSQHLAEASDRLSNLFYTDKLKVAVDPTQFLGIESISSAVEYLLSGQNCGKVVVKF; translated from the coding sequence ATGCAGGCAAAAATTTACAAAAAGCTAATTGCTAAACGGTTGAGTGCAGATTTTAAATCATCTGTGGAAGTTGTGGAGGTTCCTATCCCTGAACTTACAGCTAACGAAGTTTTAATTCGTAACCAATTTGCGGGTGTTAATGGCGGTTTTGATACTTTGCTTTGTCGTGGTGAAGTTCCTTTTGCTAACTTAACTCCCCCATTTGATGTGGGTGTGGAAGCGGTGGGAGAGGTAGTAGCTGTGGGAGAAAATGTTTCAGATTTTACTGTTGGTGATACAGTACAAACTATTGGCCGTGGTGGTGGTTATCGTGAATATCAGGCTGTAGATTCTAAATTAGCATTTAAGGTGCGTGAATCCAGACCAGAGGTGTTAACTTTAATGCCTACAGGTGTATCAGCTTTGGTTGCACTGGAACAAGTCGGTGAGATGAAGAGTGACGAAGTTGTTTTGGTGACGGCTGCGGCTGGTGGGACTGGTCATATTGCTGTACAGTTGGCGAAGCTAGCGGGTAATCATGTGATTGGTACTTGTGGTTCTGATACTAAGGCACAGTTACTTAGAGAATTAGGGTGCGATCGCATTATCAACTATCGTCAAGAAAATCTCAACCAAGTCCTCAAACAAGAATACCCCAATGGCATTAATTTGATTTTTGAGTGTGTGGGTAAAGATGTTTTTGATACCTGCGTTGATAACTTAGCTGTGGGGGGACGTTTAGTGGTGGTGGGTTTTATCTCTGAATATGCGAAGCAGCCAGAACCAGTTACCCAACCCCGCATTTATCAGCAGTTATTTTGGAAAGGTGCTTCTGTCCGTGGCTTTCTCATGCCTCATTATAGTCAACATTTGGCCGAGGCTAGCGATCGCCTATCAAATCTCTTCTACACAGATAAATTAAAAGTTGCTGTTGACCCGACGCAATTCTTAGGTATAGAGTCCATCTCTTCTGCTGTGGAATATCTACTGAGTGGTCAGAACTGCGGTAAAGTAGTTGTGAAATTTTAG
- the hisS gene encoding histidine--tRNA ligase, which produces MVKGDKINFSTPSGFPEFLPSEKRLELYLLDNIRRVFESYGFTPIETPAVERLEVLQAKGNQGDNIIYGIDPILPPNRQAEKEKAGETGSEARALKFDQTVPLAAYIARHLNELTFPFARYQMDVVFRGERAKDGRFRQFRQCDIDVVARRELSLLYDAQMPAIITEIFEAVNIGDFLIRINNRKILTGFFQSVGIDETKIKSCIGIIDNLEKIGEAKVKQALETEGVIPEQTQKIIDFISINGTVDQVLDKLNHLAQNLPEAEQFNLGVTELATVITGVRNLGVSENRFCIDLSIARGLDYYTGTVYETSLLGHEALGSICSGGRYEELVGTFLGEKMPGVGISIGLTRLISRLLKAGILNTLSATPAQVMVVNMQADLMPLYLNVSQNLRRAGLNVVTNFDKRPLGKQFQLADKQGIQFCVIIGSEEAAAQKSSLKDLKSGEQIEVKLESLAGEIKNRLG; this is translated from the coding sequence ATGGTAAAAGGTGACAAAATAAACTTTTCAACTCCGAGTGGATTTCCAGAATTTCTCCCTAGTGAAAAGCGCTTAGAATTATACTTGTTAGATAATATTCGCAGAGTGTTTGAAAGCTACGGATTTACCCCCATTGAAACACCCGCAGTTGAACGTTTAGAAGTGCTGCAAGCTAAGGGCAACCAAGGTGATAATATCATTTATGGTATTGACCCAATCCTGCCACCAAATCGCCAAGCGGAGAAAGAGAAAGCCGGCGAAACAGGTTCAGAAGCTAGAGCTTTAAAGTTCGACCAAACTGTGCCTTTAGCAGCTTATATTGCGCGTCATTTGAATGAATTAACTTTTCCCTTTGCCCGTTACCAAATGGATGTAGTTTTTCGGGGAGAACGGGCAAAAGATGGACGTTTTCGTCAATTCCGTCAGTGCGACATTGATGTAGTTGCCCGACGTGAACTCAGTTTACTCTATGATGCTCAAATGCCGGCAATTATCACCGAAATATTTGAAGCTGTGAATATTGGTGATTTTCTGATTCGGATCAATAATCGTAAAATTCTAACAGGTTTTTTCCAATCTGTGGGAATTGACGAAACTAAAATTAAATCTTGTATTGGCATTATTGATAACTTAGAAAAAATTGGGGAAGCTAAAGTTAAACAAGCGTTAGAAACGGAAGGAGTTATCCCTGAACAAACTCAAAAAATAATCGATTTTATTAGCATTAATGGCACGGTTGATCAGGTATTAGATAAGCTCAATCATCTTGCTCAAAATCTCCCAGAGGCAGAGCAATTCAATTTGGGAGTAACTGAGTTAGCAACTGTGATTACAGGTGTGCGTAATCTGGGAGTATCTGAAAATCGGTTTTGTATTGATTTATCTATTGCGCGTGGTCTTGATTATTATACGGGGACAGTTTATGAAACAAGTTTATTAGGACATGAAGCTTTAGGAAGTATTTGTTCTGGCGGCAGATATGAAGAATTAGTCGGGACTTTTTTAGGTGAGAAAATGCCTGGTGTGGGTATTTCTATTGGCTTGACTCGGTTAATTAGTCGTTTGTTAAAAGCTGGTATTCTTAATACTTTGTCTGCTACACCAGCGCAAGTAATGGTGGTGAATATGCAAGCAGATTTGATGCCTCTTTATTTAAATGTATCTCAAAATCTGCGTCGGGCTGGACTTAATGTTGTGACTAATTTTGATAAACGCCCATTGGGTAAACAATTTCAACTTGCTGATAAACAAGGAATTCAATTCTGCGTAATTATTGGTTCTGAGGAAGCCGCAGCGCAAAAGTCATCTCTTAAAGATTTAAAGTCAGGTGAGCAAATAGAGGTTAAATTGGAAAGTTTGGCTGGGGAAATTAAAAATAGGCTTGGGTAA
- a CDS encoding alpha/beta fold hydrolase yields MNKPIKRAFLDTEDGQILYRISGEGNPLLLLHQNFRSGDEFRELIPILTQNRLVIAMDLLGLGDSDKPPRMYSIEDYAKTVILLLDELGIKTTSILGNHTGACIAAEVAAAYPERVEKIILCNIDNFSEEAKAALSKKFENLNIQEDGSHLMQRWLARANYVGFAELNHRWILDDLKCFGYPWYAPFAVIDYCQRMEARLRLIKSPTLILSGTEDVKQLEKLGFANADNREFILTAIPHSHFIDIEGGTICMMNQMPEEIAKVVIDFLE; encoded by the coding sequence ATGAATAAACCAATCAAACGAGCTTTTTTAGATACTGAAGATGGGCAGATTCTTTACCGTATTAGTGGCGAAGGAAATCCCCTACTTTTACTTCATCAAAACTTCAGAAGTGGTGATGAATTTCGCGAATTAATCCCAATATTGACTCAGAATCGGCTAGTTATCGCTATGGACTTATTAGGGCTAGGAGATTCCGATAAACCTCCAAGAATGTACTCAATTGAGGATTACGCAAAGACTGTTATTTTACTACTGGACGAGTTAGGAATAAAAACCACAAGTATTCTTGGGAACCATACTGGTGCTTGTATAGCAGCAGAAGTGGCAGCAGCTTATCCTGAGCGAGTTGAAAAAATTATATTATGTAACATAGATAACTTTAGTGAAGAAGCAAAAGCAGCTTTATCGAAGAAATTTGAAAATCTTAATATACAAGAAGATGGTTCCCATCTCATGCAAAGATGGTTAGCAAGAGCAAACTATGTAGGTTTTGCTGAGTTAAATCACCGTTGGATTTTAGACGATTTAAAATGTTTTGGCTATCCTTGGTATGCACCTTTCGCTGTTATCGACTACTGCCAAAGAATGGAAGCTAGATTGCGTTTAATTAAGTCTCCCACCCTAATATTGTCTGGTACGGAAGACGTAAAACAATTAGAAAAATTAGGTTTTGCTAACGCAGATAATAGGGAGTTCATTTTAACCGCAATTCCTCATAGCCACTTCATTGATATTGAAGGCGGAACTATCTGCATGATGAACCAGATGCCTGAAGAAATAGCAAAGGTAGTAATTGATTTTCTAGAATAA
- a CDS encoding DUF4437 domain-containing protein: MVGKENENFNFAEKDQSDNFLNVASVKEDWGGDSSGRLNLSGRSTAISKEYVPRQYQFFNTNTVLEEEWRISGMPDKVLPGRRRLLTWHDCGASTSRVVLPPKFAAPSGIFTADLEIFILAGEIQIGEWRLDRHSYSFIPAGVRVESWKVLGAEPTEILWMENGPVPLKYQYAETNHPDARISEFIPALDSKLLPWGQTETVQFEIAKKKFLRKHNNGGGTWLLAILPHYDGHYGIIQSYNEEAYALAGYCDIGNYRFAKDHLGYCPSYNTTSRHRTVDGYLSFIRVDRDISQLGTVLSYAHIND, encoded by the coding sequence ATGGTGGGTAAAGAGAATGAAAATTTTAATTTCGCAGAAAAAGATCAAAGTGATAATTTTTTAAATGTAGCGTCTGTAAAAGAAGATTGGGGCGGAGATAGTAGCGGACGCTTGAACCTATCGGGAAGAAGCACGGCAATATCGAAAGAGTATGTACCTCGTCAATATCAATTTTTCAATACAAATACTGTGTTAGAAGAAGAATGGCGAATCAGTGGAATGCCAGACAAAGTACTACCAGGAAGAAGAAGATTACTGACTTGGCATGACTGTGGCGCATCTACTTCAAGAGTAGTGCTACCGCCCAAATTTGCAGCGCCATCTGGTATCTTTACCGCTGATTTAGAAATTTTTATACTTGCTGGTGAAATTCAAATTGGTGAATGGCGACTAGATAGACATTCTTATTCCTTTATTCCCGCAGGGGTAAGAGTAGAATCTTGGAAAGTTTTAGGCGCAGAGCCAACGGAAATCCTTTGGATGGAAAATGGACCTGTTCCACTTAAATACCAATATGCAGAAACCAATCATCCAGATGCGAGAATAAGTGAATTTATTCCAGCTTTGGATAGTAAATTATTACCTTGGGGTCAGACAGAGACAGTTCAATTTGAAATAGCAAAAAAGAAGTTTTTAAGGAAACATAATAATGGGGGTGGAACATGGCTACTTGCCATCTTGCCACATTATGACGGTCACTATGGAATCATTCAATCATACAATGAAGAGGCATACGCTTTAGCTGGATATTGTGATATAGGAAATTACCGTTTTGCAAAAGATCATTTAGGTTATTGTCCCAGTTATAACACTACTTCTAGACACAGAACAGTTGATGGATATTTATCTTTTATCAGAGTTGATAGGGATATATCCCAACTTGGAACAGTATTGTCATATGCACATATTAATGACTAG
- a CDS encoding UbiA family prenyltransferase, translating to MYSSSKAINRIYKFIECWLLYSNIILAVTAVGWALSIEMLIQRQYDLPVLVLIFALTFLMYNLDRITDSSNEDDQANMQERTRWISQHQQTLRFLMIGAAVIVAILLILRPAAIPPILSGIGFAFIYSMKILPGGKAPKQLPGLKIPYVAILWAILNIGIPQAVAGVWNGRLPLLTITFFCFVSALINLNDIRDIQGDSLVGTKTLAVICGKKTAKFISIFLAAIGGYVAIELNSLGFFLVAGYIIILTLIYRKKADRAFRWLIEGAGIVAWLAVFYTS from the coding sequence GTGTATAGTTCTTCTAAAGCCATAAACCGCATCTATAAATTTATTGAGTGTTGGCTTTTATACTCAAATATTATTTTGGCTGTAACTGCGGTGGGGTGGGCTTTAAGTATTGAAATGTTAATACAGCGACAATATGACCTCCCTGTCTTGGTGCTTATATTTGCTCTGACATTCTTGATGTACAACCTTGACCGAATTACGGATTCTTCTAATGAAGATGATCAAGCTAATATGCAAGAAAGAACACGCTGGATATCTCAACACCAACAGACACTACGTTTTTTAATGATTGGCGCAGCTGTAATAGTTGCGATACTACTTATTTTACGTCCAGCAGCAATACCACCTATTCTTAGTGGCATTGGATTTGCCTTTATATATAGTATGAAGATACTCCCTGGTGGTAAAGCACCTAAACAGTTACCCGGTTTAAAAATTCCTTACGTTGCTATTCTCTGGGCTATCTTAAATATTGGTATTCCGCAAGCCGTAGCAGGTGTATGGAATGGTCGTCTCCCATTATTGACTATAACCTTTTTCTGTTTTGTATCTGCACTAATCAATTTAAATGATATTCGTGATATTCAAGGTGACAGTTTAGTAGGGACTAAAACTCTAGCTGTTATTTGTGGTAAAAAGACAGCAAAATTTATTTCTATTTTTTTAGCAGCAATTGGTGGGTATGTCGCAATAGAACTAAATAGTTTAGGTTTCTTTTTAGTCGCTGGTTATATTATAATTCTGACGCTAATTTATCGAAAAAAAGCTGATAGAGCCTTTCGCTGGTTAATTGAGGGAGCGGGTATAGTTGCTTGGTTGGCAGTATTTTACACAAGCTAA
- a CDS encoding ABC exporter membrane fusion protein produces MQLLALIININFEKMKLIPEFKKHSRLQVNITVFALIVISGIGGIILYRSFLVGSEENILQDDFTTIEKPELIKALGRLEPKDKVIKLSAPTPNISEASRVEKLLVKHGDKVRVGQTIAILDSQERLLAALEKAKQEVAVAKAHLAQVKAGAKPGEVNAQIANITRQESEKIGQMNILKAEIAGLEAELSNAKIEDNRYKLLFANGAISASTRDNRRLVVESITQQLNQAQANQKRIQEVQKEQLKAAKATLNSIKEVRLVDIQAAQAQVNNVQAAVKQAQANLNLAYIKAPKDGQILKIHALPGETVSQKGIVELGQTDQMYVVAEVYETDVSNVRVGQKATITSSAFVGELQGNVDEIGLQIGKTDILGTDPAAKRDARVVEVKISLDQASSKKVGNLTYLEVTAVIHL; encoded by the coding sequence TTGCAATTACTTGCACTGATAATAAACATTAATTTTGAGAAAATGAAGCTAATTCCCGAATTTAAAAAGCATTCCCGGCTGCAAGTAAATATTACAGTTTTTGCCCTGATAGTTATTAGTGGAATTGGTGGAATTATTCTATATCGTAGCTTCTTAGTTGGAAGTGAAGAAAATATCCTTCAAGATGATTTTACTACTATAGAAAAACCTGAATTAATTAAGGCTTTGGGACGTTTAGAACCTAAAGATAAAGTGATTAAACTATCAGCACCGACACCTAATATATCAGAAGCGAGCCGAGTAGAGAAACTGTTAGTAAAACATGGTGATAAAGTACGAGTGGGTCAAACAATTGCTATCCTTGATAGTCAGGAACGTTTATTAGCAGCCTTAGAGAAAGCAAAACAAGAGGTTGCTGTTGCAAAAGCTCATCTAGCTCAAGTTAAAGCCGGAGCAAAACCTGGAGAAGTAAATGCTCAAATAGCAAATATTACTCGCCAAGAGTCTGAAAAAATAGGACAAATGAATATTCTCAAAGCAGAAATTGCCGGACTAGAAGCAGAATTAAGTAATGCTAAAATAGAAGATAATCGTTATAAATTACTGTTTGCAAATGGAGCTATTTCTGCCTCTACTCGAGATAATAGGCGTTTGGTAGTAGAAAGCATTACGCAACAACTAAACCAAGCACAAGCAAATCAAAAACGAATTCAAGAAGTTCAAAAAGAACAATTAAAAGCAGCGAAAGCTACCTTAAATAGTATAAAAGAAGTCCGTTTAGTTGATATACAAGCAGCTCAAGCACAGGTGAACAACGTGCAAGCTGCTGTTAAACAAGCGCAAGCTAACTTGAACTTAGCATATATAAAAGCACCTAAAGACGGACAAATTTTGAAAATACACGCTTTACCGGGAGAAACAGTCAGTCAAAAAGGGATTGTTGAGCTAGGACAAACAGACCAAATGTACGTAGTTGCAGAAGTCTATGAAACAGATGTTAGTAATGTCCGTGTTGGTCAAAAAGCTACCATTACTAGTAGCGCATTTGTTGGAGAATTACAGGGAAATGTGGATGAAATTGGTCTACAAATTGGCAAAACAGATATTCTTGGTACAGACCCAGCAGCAAAAAGAGATGCAAGAGTTGTGGAAGTTAAAATTAGTTTAGACCAAGCTAGTAGTAAAAAAGTCGGTAATCTGACCTATTTAGAGGTCACAGCAGTAATCCATCTTTGA
- a CDS encoding DevA family ABC transporter ATP-binding protein produces MQPEQAISIQYLNHYYGIGKLKKQILFNINLEIEPGEITILSGPSGSGKTTLLSLIGGLRSVQQGSLKLFSLELSGANGYLLEQVRKQIGFIFQSHNLLSSLTANQNVQMSLVLDPKITMKQVHQQSQKMLEMVGIGDFINAFPHQLSGGQKQRVAIARALVRQPKLILADEPTASLDKKSGRDVVELMQQLAKKQSCTILMVTHDNRILDIADRIIALEDGCLSNSNKQSV; encoded by the coding sequence ATGCAGCCAGAACAAGCTATATCAATCCAATATCTAAATCACTACTACGGTATAGGAAAATTAAAAAAACAAATTTTATTTAACATTAATCTTGAAATTGAGCCTGGTGAAATTACAATTCTCAGCGGACCTTCTGGGTCAGGAAAAACTACTTTATTGTCTCTAATTGGCGGATTACGCTCAGTTCAACAAGGAAGTCTCAAACTCTTTTCATTAGAACTATCTGGTGCAAATGGCTATCTTTTAGAGCAAGTTCGTAAACAAATTGGATTTATTTTTCAATCTCACAATTTGCTCAGTTCTTTAACTGCTAATCAAAATGTGCAAATGTCTCTAGTTTTAGACCCGAAAATTACTATGAAACAAGTTCATCAGCAGTCCCAGAAAATGTTGGAAATGGTAGGAATTGGAGACTTTATTAATGCTTTTCCTCACCAACTGTCAGGTGGACAAAAACAGCGGGTTGCAATTGCTCGTGCTTTGGTTCGTCAGCCAAAACTAATTCTTGCTGATGAGCCAACAGCATCTCTGGATAAAAAAAGTGGTCGGGATGTTGTAGAATTAATGCAGCAATTGGCTAAAAAACAAAGCTGTACAATTTTAATGGTGACTCATGACAATCGAATTTTAGATATTGCTGACCGGATAATTGCTCTAGAAGATGGCTGCTTATCTAATTCTAATAAACAATCAGTTTAA